Proteins from one Mus caroli chromosome 3, CAROLI_EIJ_v1.1, whole genome shotgun sequence genomic window:
- the Gpr160 gene encoding probable G-protein coupled receptor 160 has translation MTALSSKNCSLQYQFHQSPQLLEASCLLFLIILGKVLLNILILRVRREDTRWTLMEYFCFSLALVDLLLLVNIAILTYFRDFVVLGIRFTRYHICLLTQIISFTYGFLHYPVCSLACIDYWCNLSRATKQSSRWQKLLYFLTVILTWISVLAYVLVDPAISVSLKAHRGYVYQCPSYVSTQSHWLSLSMLMVLFVAFLISWQEVVALLQAMRIVSYKSKAALYFPFPPHCGYAVSCREALLPRLIVCFLGTWFPFVALQVLILSLRVQIPAYIEMNVPWLYFVNSFLIAAVYWFNCHKLDLRDSSLPVDPFINWKCCFVPVHRLKQVERPMSIVIC, from the coding sequence atGACAGCTCTTTCTTCAAAGAACTGCTCTCTTCAATACCAGTTCCATCAGTCTCCGCAGCTCCTCGAGGCCTCCTGTCTGTTGTTCTTGATCATCCTGGGGAAAGTGTTATTAAACATCCTCATCCTAAGAGTGAGAAGGGAAGACACCCGTTGGACTTTGATGGAGTACTTCTGCTTTTCACTCGCACTTGTTGATCTCCTGCTGTTGGTAAACATTGCCATCCTGACCTACTTCAGGGACTTTGTAGTTCTAGGTATTAGGTTTACTAGATACCACATCTGTCTGCTCACACAAATTATTTCCTTCACTTATGGCTTCTTGCATTACCCAGTCTGCTCACTGGCTTGTATAGACTACTGGTGTAATCTGTCCAGAGCCACCAAGCAGTCATCTAGGTGGCAAAAGTTACTTTATTTCTTGACAGTCATTTTAACTTGGATCTCAGTCCTTGCTTACGTTTTGGTTGATCCGGCCATCTCAGTAAGCCTAAAGGCACACAGGGGTTATGTGTACCAGTGCCCCTCCTATGTCAGCACTCAGAGTCACTGGCTGTCACTGTCTATGCTGATGGTTTTATTTGTGGCTTTTCTGATTTCATGGCAGGAAGTTGTTGCCTTGCTCCAGGCTATGAGGATAGTATCCTATAAGAGCAAGGCCGCCCTCTACTTTCCTTTCCCACCCCACTGCGGTTACGCTGTGAGCTGCAGAGAAGCACTCTTGCCCAGGCTCATCGTGTGCTTTCTTGGGACCTGGTTTCCCTTTGTAGCACTTCAGGTCCTCATCCTCTCCCTCAGAGTTCAGATCCCGGCGTACATAGAAATGAACGTCCCCTGGCTGTACTTTGTCAACAGTTTCCTCATCGCTGCAGTTTATTGGTTTAACTGCCACAAGCTTGATTTAAGAGACAGCTCGTTACCTGTGGATCCTTTCATCAACTGGAAATGCTGCTTTGTGCCAGTCCATAGACTTAAGCAAGTGGAGAGGCCCATGTCCATAGTCATCTGTTAG